One stretch of Dromaius novaehollandiae isolate bDroNov1 unplaced genomic scaffold, bDroNov1.hap1 HAP1_SCAFFOLD_36, whole genome shotgun sequence DNA includes these proteins:
- the LOC135326570 gene encoding olfactory receptor 6X1-like: MENQTSVTEFILLGFPSIQKVHVLLFVGVLVIYLLTVTGNIIIIAIVLTDCTLHRPMYFFLGNLSSLGILYISATVPKLLANLLDAKKSISIAGCKAQAFSHFFLGATEFFLLTAMSFDRYLAICSPLHYTTIMSGRLCAQLSFASWAGGFLTVFVQGFLVFQLTFCGPNVINHFYCDVEPLLQLACTDTHYIERIIFIVAAVVLFSTSILTTVSYSFIIFTILRIPSASGRQKAFSTCIAHLSVLLLLYGAVIFIYARPSGHASLGMNKAVSLLNTLVTPLLNPFIYTLRNKEVKTALKKALIRNKMLEVKK, translated from the coding sequence ATGGAAAACCAAACTTCTGTGACTGAATTTATTCTTCTTGGTTTCCCCAGCATTCAGAAGGTTCATGTTTTGCTCTTTGTGGGTGTCTTGGTCATCTACCTTTTGACTGTCACTGGGAACATCATCATCATTGCCATAGTGCTAACTGACTGCACTCTCCACAGGCCCATGTATTTCTTCCTCGGAAACCTCTCATCCTTAGGAATCCTCTACATCTCAGCTACAGTCCCCAAACTCTTGGCCAACCTCTTGGATGCCAAGAAGTCTATCAGCATAGCCGGCTGCAAAGCTCAAGCCTTCTCCCATTTTTTCCTAGGTGCCACTGAGTTTTTCCTCCTCACAgccatgtcctttgaccgctacctAGCCATATGCAGCCCTCTCCATTATACCACCATCATGAGTGGCAGACTGTGCGCTCAGCTGTCTTTTGCCTCTTGGGCTGGTGGTTTCCTGACTGTCTTTGTGCAAGGCTTCCTGGTGTTCCAGCTGACGTTCTGTGGCCCCAATGTCATCAACCACTTCTACTGTGATGTGGAGCCACTGCTGCAGTTGGCTTGCACTGATACTCACTATATTGAAAGGATCATCTTCATAGTTGCTGCCGTAGTTCTGTTCAGCACTTCCATTCTGACCACTGTCTCCTACTCCTTCATCATTTTCACCATACTGAGGATCCCGTCTGCTTCAGGGAGACAGAAGGCTTTTTCCACCTGCATTGCCCATCTGTCGGTACTTCTCTTGCTTTATGGAGCAGTCATATTTATTTATGCCAGGCCAAGCGGGCATGCCTCGCTAGGTATGAACAAGGCGGTGTCCCTTCTGAACACCCTTGTGACACCACTGCTCAACCCTTTCATTTATACCTTGAGGAACAAGGAGGTAAAGACTgccctaaaaaaggcactcatcagaaataaaatgcttgagGTAAAAAAGTGA